In one window of Festucalex cinctus isolate MCC-2025b chromosome 14, RoL_Fcin_1.0, whole genome shotgun sequence DNA:
- the slc18a3a gene encoding putative vesicular acetylcholine transporter-A, with amino-acid sequence MESEASAGQAPNLAQAAASKLSHLGDRTKQLGSAMQDPARQNRIILVIVCVVLLLDNMLYMVIVPIIPDYLEGLQAAAAHAHLPPPPAHGNSSNATWPPRAVAAAAADNFDVQIGVLFASKAIVQLLVNPLSGTFIDRVGYDIPLVIGLSIMFLSTLMFAFADNYASLFVARGMQGIGSAFADTSGIALIADRYTEEAERSKSLGIALAFISFGSLVAPPFGGVLYEFAGKRVPFLILAAVCLADGVMCLAVLKPFSNRERANMPVGTPIYRLMLDPYIAVVAGALTICNIPLAFLEPTIAKWMEETMHATQWQMGMTWFPAFFPHVLGVFLTVKLAARYPHLQWFYGAIGMVFIGASSCTVPACKNFGELMVPLCGICFGIAFVDTALLPTLGFLVDVRHVSVYGSVYAIADISYCVAYAMGPVAAGKIVHDLGFVQLNLGMGLANVLYAPALLLLKNVAQMRPSYSERNMLLEDGATGLYDTIKMEQEEKKRKGLCATLDENGVETFVRRSFSEEESSGGEYA; translated from the coding sequence atggagTCGGAGGCAAGCGCCGGACAAGCCCCGAATTTGGCGCAAGCGGCCGCCTCCAAACTCTCCCATTTGGGGGACCGAACTAAGCAGCTGGGCAGCGCCATGCAAGACCCGGCACGGCAGAACCGCATCATCCTCGTCATCGTGTGCGTGGTTCTGCTTCTGGACAACATGCTCTACATGGTCATCGTGCCCATCATCCCGGACTACCTGGAGGGGCtgcaggcggcggcggcgcatgcGCACCTCCCTCCGCCTCCGGCGCACGGCAACTCCAGCAACGCCACTTGGCCGCCGCgcgccgtcgccgccgccgccgcggacAACTTCGACGTGCAGATCGGCGTCCTGTTCGCCTCCAAAGCCATCGTGCAGCTGCTCGTCAACCCCCTGAGCGGCACCTTCATCGACCGCGTGGGCTACGACATCCCGCTGGTGATCGGCCTGAGCATCATGTTCCTGTCCACGCTCATGTTCGCCTTCGCGGACAACTACGCGTCGCTGTTCGTGGCGCGCGGCATGCAAGGCATCGGCTCGGCCTTCGCCGACACTTCCGGCATCGCGCTCATCGCCGACCGCTacacggaggaggcggagcgCAGCAAGTCTCTGGGCATCGCGCTGGCCTTCATCTCCTTCGGCAGTCTGGTGGCGCCCCCTTTCGGCGGGGTGCTGTACGAGTTCGCCGGCAAGCGGGTGCCCTTCCTCATCCTGGCCGCCGTGTGCCTGGCGGACGGCGTCATGTGCCTGGCGGTGCTCAAGCCGTTCTCCAACCGGGAGCGGGCCAACATGCCGGTGGGCACGCCCATCTACCGGCTGATGTTGGACCCGTACATCGCGGTGGTGGCCGGGGCGCTGACCATCTGCAACATCCCGCTGGCCTTCCTGGAGCCCACCATCGCCAAGTGGATGGAGGAGACCATGCACGCCACGCAGTGGCAGATGGGCATGACGTGGTTCCCCGCCTTCTTCCCGCACGTGCTGGGGGTCTTCCTGACCGTCAAGCTGGCCGCCAGGTACCCCCACCTGCAGTGGTTCTACGGCGCCATCGGCATGGTGTTCATCGGCGCCAGCTCGTGCACGGTGCCGGCGTGCAAGAACTTCGGCGAGCTGATGGTGCCGCTGTGCGGGATCTGCTTCGGCATCGCCTTCGTGGACACGGCGCTGCTGCCCACGCTGGGCTTCCTGGTGGACGTGCGCCACGTGTCCGTGTACGGCAGCGTGTACGCCATCGCCGACATCTCCTACTGCGTGGCCTACGCCATGGGGCCGGTGGCGGCCGGCAAGATCGTGCACGACCTGGGCTTCGTGCAGCTCAACCTGGGCATGGGCCTGGCCAACGTGCTGTACGCGCCCGCCCTGCTGTTGCTCAAGAACGTGGCCCAGATGCGGCCGTCCTACTCGGAGAGGAACATGCTGCTGGAGGACGGCGCCACCGGCCTGTACGACACCATCAAGATGGagcaggaggagaagaagaggaaAGGCCTCTGCGCCACCTTGGACGAGAACGGCGTCGAGACGTTCGTGCGACGATCCTTCTCCGAGGAGGAGTCCTCGGGGGGCGAGTACGCgtga